Proteins encoded together in one Diabrotica undecimpunctata isolate CICGRU chromosome 3, icDiaUnde3, whole genome shotgun sequence window:
- the LOC140437837 gene encoding uncharacterized protein: MALPTAIILSGMSRAQVTSELGPLIGNMRGSFLGMESLLVDENRSSPLNIIYESPIPKPTVLPTEVVPDIEVVEISEAGIPEGDEILSNEITFIHEGITTDPDIPRVIPIPSPSPTDSGISDCFLDYRPLSPETEQTATDNFDDGFDSDSEEIIQDVTDRILEPRLAGVDKLKRYPKPRSSPRRNKSAQRATLDMLLDITTGESSICIPNFETPTNKEMGALNYYIDVIDRLEEKFIFYRAHNRPMGHIYSSLDPKIMYQKRDLLDLASNVEGTSGNWDFQHAILKTGSSSFFQNRSQFSRIDGLEIPPHQVKRCIVGDCSYNEHIYF; this comes from the exons ATGGCGTTGCCCACCGCCATAATTTTATCCGGAATGTCCCGTGCTCAAGTAACATCAGAGTTAGGTCCTCTTATTGGCAACATGAGGGGAAGTTTTTTAGGAATGGAATCTTTACTGGTCGACGAAAACCGTTCGTCTCCACTCAATATTATTTACGAATCACCCATACCCAAGCCAACAGTCCTACCAACAGAAGTTGTTCCTGATATAGAAGTAGTAGAGATAAGTGAAGCTGGGATTCCTGAAGGAGATGAAATTTTGTCGAACGAAATAACTTTTATACACGAGGGAATAACAACTGATCCTGATATTCCTAGAGTAATTCCAATACCATCACCATCCCCAACAGATAGTGGAATTTCAGACTGTTTTTTAGACTACAGGCCCCTTTCTCCTGAGACAGAACAAACAGCAACCGACAACTTTGACGATGGATTCGACTCGGATTCTGAAGAAATTATACAAGATGTAACGGACCGAATCCTGGAGCCACGGCTGGCTGGAGTGGATAAACTAAAACGGTATCCTAAACCGAGAAGTTCACCGAGGCGTAACAAATCGGCCCAAAGAGCTACGTTGGACATGTTGTTGGATATTACCACCGGAGAATCTTCGATTTGTATTCCGAATTTTGAAACACCAACGAACAAAGAGATGGGCGCTTTAAATTACTACATAGACGTCATCGACAGACTGGAAGAAAAATTTATA TTTTACAGAGCCCACAATCGTCCCATGGGTCACATATATAGCTCTTTAGATCCGAAGATCATGTACCAAAAACGGGACCTTCTGGATTTGGCATCAAATGTAGAAGGTACAAGTGGAAACTGGGATTTCCAACATGCAATCTTAAAAACGGGAAGTTCGTCTTTCTTCCAAAACAGATCTCAATTTTCAAGAATCGATGGGCTAGAAATACCACCGCATCAAGTTAAGAGGTGCATCGTAGGAGATTGTAGCTATAAtgaacatatttatttttaa